The Corynebacterium sphenisci DSM 44792 genome includes the window CTGGCTCGGGGAACGCGATGCCGAACTGCAGTTCATCCGCCGGCCCGGCCGCGCCGGCCAGGACGACTCCGCCGGGCGCCGCCTCTACATCGCGCACTGCCCGCCGGATCAGCCCGGCGGGGCCCGGCTGGAGCGGCTCATCGTCGCCGGCCCGGAGCAGCTGCCCGGGCTGGACATCCGGCTGGGCCGGGCCACCCCCGGGGCGCACCGGGTGGGCCAGCCGCTGCTGCTGGTGTGCACCCACGGCAAACGGGACCGCTGCTGCGCGGTGAAGGGCCGGCCGATGGCGCGGGCGCTGCACAACGTGCACGGGGATCGGGTGTGGGAGACCTCGCACGCCAAGGGGCACCGCTTCGCGCCGACCATGCTGCTGCTGCCGTGGAACTACTCCTACGGGCGGATGAGCGTGGCCGAGGCGGACGCGATGCTGCGCGCCGCCGCGGAGCACCGGCTGGACCGCACCGGCTGCCGGGGCCGGGGGCTGTGGGGCCCGCGCGGCCAGGTCGCCGAGCTCGCCGCCCGGGAGGCCGCCGGGGCCTGGGGCCTCGACGACGTGCTCACCGTCAACGAGTCCCCGGCCGCCCCGGTGGTGCGGCTGCGCTCCGGGCGGCGCTACGCGGTGCCGCTGGAGGAGGTGGCGACCCCCGGGGTGCTCGGCAGCTGCGGGGACGCCCCGGCGGTGCAGCGCGGCTGGGCCGCGGCCGGGGCGCGCCCGCTGCCGGCTATCGGCGCATCACCCGCCGGGCCAGCAGATTGCCCAGGATCTGGGCGGCCTGCACGATGAGCACGATGACCAGGGTGGTCACCAGGGTGACGTTCCAGTCGAAGGCCCGGTAGCCGTAGACGATGGCGAAGTCGCCGAGCCCGCCGCCGCCGATGTAGCCGGCCATCGCGGACATGTCCACCACCGCGATGAAGGCGAAGGTGTAGCCCAGGATCAGCGGCCCCAGGGCCTCCGGGACGATCACGTCCCGGATGATCCGCCAGGGCGAGGCGCCCATCGCCCGGGCCGCCTCGATGATCCCCGGATCCACGGAGACCAGGTTCTGCTCCACCAGCCGGGCCACCGCGAAGGAGGCGGCCACGGACATGACGAAGATCGCCGCCTCGGTGCCGATGGTGGAGCCCACCGCGTTCTTCGTGATCGGGCCCATCGCGGTGACCAGGATGATGAAGGGGATCGGCCGGACCAGGTTCACCAGCAGGTTCAGCACGGTGTTCACCGGGCCGGAGGGCAGGATCCCGGAGCGCCGGGTGGTGAACAGGGCCACGCCCATGATCAGCCCGGCCAGCCCGCCGACCAGCATGGTCAGGGAGACCATCCACAGGGTCTCGCCGAAGGCGCCGATCATGCGGGGGCGCAGCTGCGCCCAGTCGGTGCCGGCGGCCAGCAGCGTCGTCGCCTGGTCGATCATCGGGTGACCTCCGTCTCGGTGCGGGCGGACCAGTCCCCGACGAGGGCGTCCACCGCGCCCGGGTCGGGGGCCGCGCCGCCGGGGGCGGTGAGCAGCAGGGTGAGCCGGCCGAAGGCGTGCGCCTGCACGTTGGTGACCGAGCCGTGCGCCACGGAGACGGTGAGCCCGCGGGCGTCGGCGTCGGCGATGAGCCGGCTCAGCGGGGTCGAATCGTCGATCCGCACGGTGACCAGGGCGCCGTCGCCGGCGTGCTCGCGGGCGGAGTCGAGCTCCCGGCCCTCCGGGCGGTCCCGCAGGGCGGTGGCGGTGAAGCGGCGGGCGGTGCCGGTGACCGGGGCGGCGAAGATGTCGTGCACCGGGCCGGATTCGACCACCCGGCCGCCGTCCATCACCGCCACCCGGTCGGCGATCGCGCGCACCACGCTCATCTCGTGGGTGATCAGCACGATGGTCACCCCCAGGTCCCGGTTCACCCGGCGCAGCAGATCGAGCACCCCGGCGGTGGTCTCCGGGTCCAGGGCGGAGGTCGCCTCGTCGGCGAGCAGCAGCCGGGGGTCGGTGGCCAGCGCGCGGGCGATGCCCACCCGCTGCTTCTGCCCGCCGGAGAGCTGCTCCGGCCAGGCGTCGCCGCGGTCGCCGAGGCCGACGAAGTCGAGCAGCTCGGCGACCCGCTCGCGGCGGGCCGCCCGGCCCATCCCGGCCAGCTCCAGGGGGTAGGCCACGTTGCCGGCGACGGTGCGCGAGGAGAACAGGTTGAACTGCTGGAAGATCATGCCGATCTCGCGGCGGATCGCGCGCAGCTCGCGTTCGCGCATCCCGGCGATGTCCACCCCGTCGAGCAGCACCCGGCCGGAGCTGGGCCGCTCCAGGCCGTTGATGAGCCGCACCAGGGTGGACTTGCCCGCCCCGGAGTAGCCGATCACGCCGAGGATCTCCCCGGCGGCCACCTCCAGGTCGACGTCGGCGAGGGCGACGGCGCCGTCGAAGACCTTGCCCACGCCCTCGAGGCGCACGGTGGCGCCGCCGCGGGGATCACTCATCGTCGGCGGCGCGGGCGTCGTCCTCGGCGCGCTCCAGGATGGCCTGCAGCTCCTCGGCGGGGCGGTCCACCGGCACCGAGGTGCCGCGGGAGTCGCGGTCCACCGCGGCGAGCACCTCCGGGTCGTGCCAGAGCCGCACCAGGGTGGCCAGGTCCTCGTTGCCGGCGTTCTCCGGGGTGGTCACGAAGACGTTGATGTACGGCTCCGCGGCCGGATCGGAGGGGTCGTCCTGGTGGATGGCGCTGTTCGGGTCGATCCCGGCGCGCTCCAGGAAGGTGTTGTTGATCACCGCCGGCTTGCCCTCCCCGTAGGCCAGGGTGGTCTGCGCGGCGTCGACCGGGGTGACCCGCACCCGGGAGGCGTCCTCGTCGATGTCCAGGGGGGTGGGGTTGGCGTGCTCGCCGTCGAGGGCGAGCAGCCCGGCGGAGGCGAGCATGTTGATCGCCCGGCCCCGGTTGGTGGAGTCGTTGGGGATCGCCACCTCGGTGCCCTCCGGGATGTCGGCGACGTCGTCGCCGCCCTTCCAGAACAGCGCCAGCGGCACGATCTCGGTGGCGCCGATCGGCACCAGGTCGTCGTCGGCGCCGACGTTGTACTCCGCCAGGTACTTGATGTGCTGGAAGAGGTTGACGTCGAGCTGCCCCTCGGACAGGGCGGTGTTCACCGGCGGGTACTCGGCGAATTCGACGATGTCGAGCTCGATGCCGGCGTCGGCGGCCTTGGCCTCGAACACCGACCACGCCTCCTTCTCCCGGTCGGTGGTGCCGATCCGGATCGGGTCGCCCTCGCCGAGGGCCTCCCGGCCGTCGGCCCCGCAGCCGACGAGGCCGGCGGCGGTGATGGCCAGGGCCGCGCCCACGGCGCCGATGCGTCGCAGATTCATGGTGGTTCGTCCTTCAGGTCGGTGCGCCCGGCGCCGTTAGTAGACCGAGCTGTCTCTTTCGGGTTCCCACAGTAGCAGCGCGGCCCGGCCACGCGAAACCGCGACGTTAATCGAACATGCGTTTGCCCGGCGGTCCGGGGCGGCGGTAGCCTGCCGGGCATGAGCGACGACACCCCCCGCGCCCTGCCCTGGTCGCGGATCGAGCGGATCCTCTCCGGCGCCCCCGCCGGGCGGATCGAGCCCGGCTGGGGCGTCAACGGGATGCGCGCGCCCGCGCCCGCGCCCGCGCCGGCCCCGGCCCCGCCCCCGGCCGGGGCGGGGCGGGGGCTGCCGGTGGAGCTGCACTGCCGCAGCTCCCGGTCCTTCCTGATCGGCGCCTCGGAGCCGGAGCTGCTGGTCGCCGAGGCGGTCCGGCTGGGCCTGACCACCCTGGGCATCGCCGACCGGGACGGCCTCTACGGGGTGCCCCGCTTCGCCGAGGCCGCCGCCGAGGCGGGCCTGGCCACCGTGATCGGCGCCGAACTGGGCCTGCCGCATGCCCCGCTGACCGTGCTCGCCCGCGGCCCGGAGGGCTACCGGCGGCTCAGCCGGGCGCTCACCGCGGCGCATCTGGCGGATCGGGACAAGGACGTGGTGGCCTATCCGCCGCCGGCGGAGCTGGCCGCCGCCGCCGGCGGGCACTGGCAGGTGCTCGCCGACGCCGCCTGGCTGCCCCGCCTCGGGGAGCTGGTCGACGCCTTCGGCGCCGAGCACGTCGCCTGCGAGCACCGGCTCACGCTGACCCCCGAGGCCGCGGACGCCGACGCCGCCCTCGCCGCCGCCGCGGACCGGCTGGGGCTGCGCCGGGTGCTCTGCTCCGCGGCCACCGCCGCCGGCCCCGGCCAGGCGCGGGTGGCCGGGGCGAAGGCGGCGCTGCGCGCCCGGGAGAGCCTCGACGAGCACATCGCCCGGCTGCCGCCGGCCGGGGGGAGCTGGCTGCGCTCCCCGGCGGAGCTGGCCGCGGCCGCCGCGCGGCTGCCCGGGGTGGCCGCGGCCACCGCCGAGGTCGCCGCGGAATGCGCCTTCACCCTCGATCTCATCGCCCCCCGGCTGCCGGCCTGGGCGGATCCGGACGGCCGGGACGAGGCGGAGGTGCTGCGCGAGCTGACCCTGGCCGGGGCGGCCCGCCGCTACCGGGGCGACCCGGCGGCGCTGGCCCAGATCGACCGGGAGCTGGCGGTGATCGCCGACCTGGGCTTCCCCGGGTACTTCCTGATCGTGCATGACATCGTCGCCTTCTGCCGCCGGGAGGGCATCCTCGCCCAGGGCCGCGGCTCCGCGGCGAATTCCGCGGTCTGCTTCGCCCTGGGCATCACCAACGTCGACCCGGTCGCCGCCGGGCTGCTCTTCGAGCGCTTCCTCTCCCCGGAGCGCGACGGGCCCCCGGACATCGACCTGGACATCGAGTCCGGGCGCCGCGAGGAGGTCATCCAGTACGTCTACCGCCGCTACGGCCGGGACAACGCCGCCCAGGTGGCCAACGTGATCACCTACCGCCGGCGCGGCGCGCTGCGCGACGCCGCCCGCGCCCTGGGGCATCCGCCGGGCCTGGTGGACGCCTGGGTGCACGGCCGCGCGGAACCGCCCGCGGCGGTCGCCGAGCTCGCCGAGGGGCTGCGCGGCAGCCCCCGGCACCTGGGCATCCACTCCGGGGGCATGGTGATCTGCGATCGGCCGGTGTCCGATGTGGTGCCGGTGGAGTGGGCGCGGATGCGGGACCGCTCCGTGGTGCAGTGGGACAAGGACGACTGCGCCGCCGCCGGGCTGGTGAAGTTCGATCTGCTCGGCCTGGGCATGCTCGAGGCGCTGCACCACTGCATCGACCTGGTCGCCGAGCACCACGGCCGCCGGGTGGATCTGCACGCCATCGACGTCGCCGAACCCGCGGTCTACGACATGCTCTGCCGGGCCGACGCGATCGGGGTGTTCCAGGTGGAGTCCCGGGCCCAGCTGGCCACCCTGCCCCGGCTGCGCCCGCGGCGCTTCTTCGACCTGGTGGTGCAGGTGGCGCTGATCCGGCCCGGGCCGATCCAGGGCGGCAGCGTGCACCCCTACCTGCGCCGCCGCAATGGGGAGGAGCCGGTGGCCTACGAGCATCCGGTGCTGGAGCGCGCCCTGGGCAAGACCCTGGGCATCCCGCTGTTCCAGGAGCAGCTGATGCAGATCGCCGTCGACGCGGCCGGGTTCACCGGAGCCGAGGCCGATGCGCTGCGCCGGGCGATGGGCGCCAAGCGCTCCGCGGCGGCGATGGCCGCGCTGCGGGACCGCTTCCACGAGGGGCTGGCCAGCGCCAACGGGATCACGAGCGCGGCCGCGGACCGGCTCTGGGAGAAGATCGTCGCCTTCGCCGCCTACGGCTTCCCCGAATCCCACGCCCAGTCCTTCGCCTCCCTGGTGTACTTCTCCGCCTGGTTCAAGCTGCACTACCCGGCGGAGTTCTGCGTGGCGCTGCTGCGCGCCCAGCCGATGGGCTTCTACTCCCCGCAGACCCTGGTCGCCGACGCCCGCCGGCACGGGGTGGGCTGCGATGGGGTCAGCGTCAACGACTCGGGCGTCGCCCCGGACTGCCCGGGCGGGCGGATCCGGCTCGGCCTGGGCTCGGTGCGCGGCCTCGGCGAGGCCGCCGCGTGGCGGGTGGTCGCCGCCCGGGAGGACGGCGGCGCCTTCCGCGATGTCGCGGATCTGGCGCGCCGGGCCGATCTCGGCGTGGCCGCGGTGGAGGCGCTGGCCCGGGCCGGGGCGCTGGACTGCCTGGGCCTGGACCGGCGCCGGGCGCTGTGGGCGGCCGGGGTGGCGGCCACCGAGCACGCCGGGATGCTGCCCGGGCTCACCGCGGCGGACGCCCCGGCGCTGCCCGGGATGAGCGGTTTCGAGTTGGCTGCCGCGGATCTCGCCGGCACCGGGGTCACCCCGGGGGAGCATCCGCTGGCCGCGTTGCGCGCCGAGCTGGCCGCCGCCGGGGTGACCCCCGCCGCGGGGCTGCCGGATCTCGCCGACGGGGCCCGGGTGCTGGTCGCCGGGGCGGTGACCCACCGGCAGCGCCCGGGCACCGCCGGCGGGGTGGTCTTCCTCTGCCTGGAGGACGAGACCGGGCTGGTCAACGTGCTGTGCTCCCCGGGGCTGTGGCGGCGCTTCCGCGCGGTGGGCACCGTGGAGCGGGCGCTGGCGGTGCGCGGCCGGGCGCGGAACGCCTCCGGGGCGGTGACCGTGGTCGCCGACCGGCTTACCCCGCTGCGCGAGCTCACCGACTCGCCCGTGATCGCCGGGCGCAGCCGGGACTTCCGCTGATCAGGCCTCGGCGATGAGGAGCCGGTAGCCGCGGGCCTCCAGGGCGGCCCGCCACTCCTCGCTGAGCCCGTCGTCGGTGATGATCGTGTCCAGCACGTCCACCCCGCCGACCGAGGAGAAGGAGCGGCGGCCGAACTTGGTGGAGTCGGCGACGATCACCGCACGGGTGGCCCGGGAGGCCCGCGCCCGCGGCATCCTGGTCATCGGGCTGACCTCCCGGAAGTACACCGACGCGGTGGGCTCCCGGGTGCCCGACGGCACCAAGCTGCTCGACCACGCCGACATCCTGCTGGACAACCACGTCGACCCCGGTGACGCGGTGCTCTCCCGGGAGGGCCTGCCGCAGAGGTTCACCCCCGCCTCCGGGGTGACCTCCACCGCGATCCTGCACTCGCTGTCCGCGGCGATCATCGACGAGCTCGCCGGCCGGGGCATCGAGCCGCCGGTGTTCCTCGCCGCCAACCTCGACGGCGGCAAGGAGTGGAACGCCCGGCACATGGCGGCCAACGCGGACCGCATCTTCTACCTCTGATCGGGGGACCCCGCCGGCGGCGCCCCGCCGGCCGCGGCGCGCGGCCGGCGGGGCGCGGCGCTACCGTGGGGTGATGTTCGCGCCCCCGGAGCAGCCCACCTTCGCCCGACCCGTGCGCGGCGGCGACGTGGCCGCCGGCCTGGTCGCCTTCCTCGCCGCGGGGGCGGCCATGGTCGGCCTGGGGCTGCTGCTGGTGCACGCCGGCGCCGGGGCCTGGCTGGTGCCCGCCGGCGGGGCGCTGCAGGTGCTGCTGGTCTGGCTGGCGCTGCGGCTGCGCGGGTTCACCGCCGCGGACCTGGGCTTCACCGCCCCGCGCCGGCCCTGGCGGCTGCTCTGGCAGGTGCCCCTGGCCTGGGTGGCGATGATGCTGGTCGCGGCCCCGCTGGCGCAGGCGCTGCTCGGGCCGCGGCCGCCGGGCCCGGCGGAGGCCGATGCCGAGGCGGTGCGCACGGCGGTGGGCGAGCCCGCGGCGCTGGTCTCGCTGGTGCTGCTGATGACCCTCGTGATCCCGGCGCTGGAGGAGATCGTGTTCCGCCGGCTGCTCTACGGCTGGCTGGAGCGGCGGTGGGGGGTGGGGGTCGCGGTGGCCGCCTCCGCGGCGGTCTTCGGCGCGGCCCATGTGCTGCCGGAGGCGGTGCTCATCATCGGCGCGCTCGGCGTGGCCACCGCGGTGCTCGCCCGGGTGCAGCGCTCGCTGTGGGCCCCGTTGGCGCTGCACATGTTCAACAACACCATCGTGGTGGCGGCGATCCTGGCCCTCGGCTGAGCCGGAAGCGGCGCGTTTTCCCCGGTTGTCGGCGGGGTGCGGATCCGGTTTTACGTGGCGACCAACATTGCGCTAGGGTCGCAATGAAAAAAGATTTCGGTAAGGCACAATGAATGCGTGAATGCGCAGGTAAGGGGATTTTGTGAAGAACACCCGAACGGCTGCCTTCGCGGCCACGGCCGCGCTCGCCCTGGCGCTGGGCGCCTGCTCCGGCGATGACGGCGCCGCCGCCGGACCCGCCGGCGATGATGCGGTGACCGTGGTCGCGACCACCACGCAGATCTGCGACTACGTCACCCAGATCGCGGTCGACGAGTCCGCCGACGCCGAGCTCGCCTTCACCAAGCACGACTCCGAGGGCGACGTGTCCACCGCCGGCGCGGATCCGGCGGATGCGGCCACCTCCCTGGAGCTGACCTGCCTGCTCGCGCCGAACGCCTCCGCCCACGAGCACGAGATGACCCCGCAGCAGATGCAGGCGCTCTCCGACGCGGACCTGTTCCTGGTCTCCGGGGTGGACCTGGAGAACTTCCTCGACTCCGCGGTGGAGTCCTCCGGTTTCAGCGGGATCATGGGCGTGACCTCCGGGGTGCTGTCCTCGGTGGAGGTCGATGACCCGGAGAAGCAGGAGTCCATCGAGGCGGAGCTGCCCTACGAGGTCTACCGCGGCGACGAGAAGGTCGACGTGGAGCCGTGGCCCTTCCCGCCGCCGAACCCGGGCGAGGCCCCGGAGTTCCGCTTCGACCCGCATGTGTGGACCTCCCCGGCCTTCGCCAAGGTGCAGGTGCACAACATCGGCGAGGCGCTGAAGAAGATCGCCCCGGACAACGCGGAGCTCTTCGACCGGCACGTGGACCGCTACGAGGACGAGCTCGACGATCTGGACGCCTGGGCGAAGGAGACCCTGGAGTCGGTGCCGGAGGGGAACCGGGTGCTGTTCACCTCCCATGACGCCTTCGGCTACTTCTCCAACCGCTACGACATCGACTTCATCGGCACCGCGCTGTCGGACTTCTCCGCCCAGCAGGACGCCACCGCCGACCACATCCGGGAGGCGGCCGAGCAGGTCAAGGAGTCCGGGGCGGTGGCGCTGTTCGCCGAGAACTCCAACAACTCCAAGTCCATCGAGGCCATCGCCCGCGCCGCCGGGGTGAAGGCCATCATCGGCGATGACGCGATGTACGGCGACTCCCTGGGCCCGGAGGGCTCCGAGGGCGAGACCTACATCAAGTCGATCATCCACAACGTCAAGGCCCTGGCCAACGCCTGGGGCGGCACCATCGCGGAGCTGCCCGAGTCGATCCGGGACTCCGACGTCGCCTAGCCGGCACCCGCCGCGGGCGGGGGCGCCACGCCCCCGCCGCCCCCGGCCCCGGAGCGCGCCCCGCGCGCCCCGGGGCCGCGGGCGCGTCCGGGGGCAAACGGAAACGAAAACCGCTTTCACCCCGGGTGCGGGGCCCCACCCACCGAAGGAACACAGGACATCGCGATGTTCTACACACGTCAAGGAAGCGCAGCCATCCCCACCACCGACGACACCACCCGCCGCCCCCGCCGGGGCGCCGCCGACGCCGGCCCCGCCCTCGTCTTCGACGACGCCGCCTTCAGCTACGGCGGCCCGCCCGCCCTCGCCGGGGTCACCGGCACCGTGCAGCGCGGCGAGGCGCTGGCCCTCATCGGCCCCAACGGCTCCGGCAAGACCACCCTGCTGCGCGGGGTGCTGCGCACCGTCACCGTCACCGGGGAGATGCGGGTGCTCGGCCGGGAGGTCGGCAAGGTGCGCAAGGGCGCCATCGGCTACGTGCCGCAGATCGCCGATCTCGACCCCACCTTCCCGATCACGGTGCGCCAGGTGGTGGAGATGGGCCTCATCGCGGAGACCGGGTGGCTGAAGCCCCTCGGCGCCGCCCGGCGCCGCCGGGTCACCGCCGCCCTGGAGCGGGTGGACATGGCCTCCCGGGCCTCGATGCGCTTCGGGGACCTCTCCGGCGGGCAGAAGCAGCGGGTGCTGGTCGCCCGCTCCATCGTCGCCGAACCCGAGCTGATCCTCCTCGACGAGCCCTTCAACGGCCTCGACGAGCCCAACCGGATCGCCCTGGTCGGGATCATCCGCTCCCTGAAGGCCGAGGGCGTGGCGGTGGTGGTGTCCACCCACGACATCGGCCTGGCCAACGAGACCTGCGAGAAGGTGCTGCTGCTGGCCAACCGCCAGATCGGCTTCGGGCCGCGGGCGGAGGTGCTGGTCCCCGAGCTGGTCGCCGAGGCCTACGGCGGGCGCAGCGCGGACGCGCTCATCGGCACCGGCCTGGAGGAGGAGCCGCATGCCGGATAGCGTCGTCGATCCCCTCATGGCGGGCATCGACGGGCTGCGCCTGCTGCTCGCCGACGTACCCGGGCTGCAGACCGTGGCCGGGGCCCCGTTCCTGTTCCGCCCCTTCGTCATGCTCATGTTCCTCGGCGTGGCCGCCGGCCTGGTCGGGGTGATCGTCAACCTGCGCTGCATGGAGTTCAACGCCGAGGCGATGGTGCACTCGGTCTTCCCCGGCATCGTCGCCGGCGCCGTCTACGGCGGGATCGAGAAGATCGTGCCCGGGGCGGCGATCGTCGCGGTCATCGTGGCCGTGGCGCTGACCGCCCTGGGCCGGGCGCATGGCGTCAACGAGGCCGGTACCGCCGTGGTGCTCACCAGCTTCTTCTCCTTCGGCATCGTGCTCAGCCTGTGGAAGGGCGACATGTCCGGCCAGCTGGAGGCGCTCATGTTCGGCCGCCTGCTGGAGGTCTCCGACCGCCGGCTGGTGGAGTCCATCCTGGTCTGCCTGGTCGCCCTGGCGGTGATCGCCGCATCCTGGCGGGTGCAGGTCTTCCGGGCCTTCGACCGGGACGGGGCGCAGGCCCTGGGCGTCAACGGCACCCTGGTGGACTTCCTCGCCAACGCCGCGATCGCCGCGGTGGTGGTGGCCTCCTCCTCCGCGGTGGGCGTGCTGCTCGTGGTCGGCTACCTGGTGGTGCCGGGCGCCGCCGGCCGGCTCATCGCCAACCGGATCGGGGTGATGATCCCGATCGCCATCGCGGTGGGCGTCGCCGGCGGCTACCTGGGCATGCTCGCGATGACCGCGGACACCCCGCGGCCGGTGTCCCCGCAGGCCGCGGTGGCGCTGGCCGTGATCGCCGTCTACGTGGTGCTGCTGCCCATCGGGGCCTGGCTGCGCCGGAAGGGGGCGCCGGCATGACCCCGGACACCGATTTCAGCGTCGGGATCTGGACCATCCTCGGGCTGCCGCTGGCCGAGGCGATCCTGATCGGCGCGCTCGGCGGCCTGGTCGGCTGCCTGGCCGTGCTCAACCAGCGGATCTTCTTCACCGAATCGGTCACCCACGCCACCTTCCCCGGGGCGGTGCTCGGGGTGGTCGCCGCCGGGCACCTGCTCGCCGGGGTCGGCGATCGGCACACCGTGCTCTCGCTGAGCCTCTTCGTCGGCGCCGCCCTGGCCTGCCTGCCGATGGCCTGGCTGATGCACCTCATCGCCAAGGTGCCCGGCCAGTCCTCCCAGGCCGCGGCGGGGATCGTGCTCACCCTCGGCTTCGCCCTCGGCTACTTCCTGGCGAAGTGGTTCCAGCCGCTGCCGCTGAAGATCGAGGGCTTCCTGGCCGGGTCCATCCTCAGCGTCAACCGCACCGACGTGATCTCGGCGGGGGTGGTGCTGGCGCTCGCCGTGCTGGTCACCGCCGTGGCCGGGCGCCGGCTGGTGTTCTACGCCTTCGACGGCTCCGGCTACCGGGCCACCGGCATGTCCGGCGGCGCCGCCTCCGGGGTGATCCTGGTGCTCATCGTCGCCGCCGTGGTGGTGCTCATCCCCGCGGTGGGCACCATCCTGCCGGTGGCGCTCATCGCCGCCCCCGCGGCGGCGCTGGCCCCGATGCTGCGCTCCTGGCGCACCCTGGTGCTGCTCGCCCCCGTCGCGGGGATGCTCATCTCGGTGACCGGGCTGTGGCTCGGCGTGATCCTGGGCATGTCCTCCGGCGGCATGATCGCCCTGGTCGCCGGGGTGTTCTACGTGGCCGTGGCGGGGCTGCGCAAGCTGCTGCCGGCCCGCCGCCCCGGGGTGGCGGCCGAGCAGCCGGCCGAGGAGGCGGCGCGGGTCTAGCCGCTCAGTCGAAGCGGCGCAGCCGCGCCGCCTCGGCGAGCATCCCGTGCTCGCCGAGGAAGCGCAGCAGCTCCCCGGCGATCCGGCGCCGGGAGCGCGGTTTGACGAACTGGTGGCCCTCGTCGGGCAGCAGCAGCAGCTCCGCGGTGCGGCCCAGCTCCAGCAGCGCCCGGCGCATCCGATCCGACTCCGCCGGCGGCACCGCGCCGTCGGCGGCGCCGTGGATGAACAGCACCGGGGCCCGCAGATCCGGGGCGTGGGTGAGCGGGGAGATCGCCTCCAGCAGCTCCGCGTCGTGCATCGGGTAGCCGTACTTCGGGTACGCCGCCGAGGCCAGCCACGGCTCCGTGGACTCGAAGTAGCTGGCGAAGCTGGTCATCCCGCAGGCGTCCACCACCGCCCGGAAGATCCCCGGCTCCAGGGCCGCGGCGAGCAGCGCCAGGTAGCCGCCGTAGCTGCGCCCGCCCACCGCCAGCCGGCGGGGATCGGCGATGCCCGCGTCGACCAGGAAGGCCGCGGCATCGACCACGTCCTTGATCGCGGCGAAGCGGCCGTAGCGGTCGTCGGCGTGCTGGAAGGCCCGGCCCGCCCCCGAGGAGCCCCGGATATTCGGCGTGAACACGGTGATCCCGGAGTCCACCAGGGTGGCCAGGATGTCGTGGTGGCCGGGCCGGGCCTGCCGCTCCGGGCCGCCGTGCAGGTGGATGTAGGTCGGCCGCGGCCCCTCGTCGCCGCGTTCGTCGTGGTACACCCAGCCGGAGAGCTCCAGGCCGTCCCGGGCGGTGAAGCGCACCAGCTCCGGGGCGTCGTCGGCCCGGGAGAGGCGCACCAGCCCGGCGGAGCGGTCCGGGTCCAGCGGCTCCAGCCGCCCGGAGCCGGTGCGCAGCACCTCCACCGCCGGGGGCAGCCCGGGGCCCTCCACGGTCACCGCCAGCACCGAGCCGTCGGCGCTGATGGACAGTCCCGCGGCGACCATCCCGGCCAGCTCCACCCCGCGCCGGGCGCGCACCGACTGCCGGGCGCCCAGGGTGAGCACCTCCAGGGAGGACA containing:
- a CDS encoding sucrase ferredoxin, whose amino-acid sequence is MDDAVDRGCAPAGRDPRRPGRRPAPAGCSDVAGEPLPGTAKRARLLLALEHTRGWGRDILDGDALGPGLTARIRDWLGERDAELQFIRRPGRAGQDDSAGRRLYIAHCPPDQPGGARLERLIVAGPEQLPGLDIRLGRATPGAHRVGQPLLLVCTHGKRDRCCAVKGRPMARALHNVHGDRVWETSHAKGHRFAPTMLLLPWNYSYGRMSVAEADAMLRAAAEHRLDRTGCRGRGLWGPRGQVAELAAREAAGAWGLDDVLTVNESPAAPVVRLRSGRRYAVPLEEVATPGVLGSCGDAPAVQRGWAAAGARPLPAIGASPAGPADCPGSGRPAR
- a CDS encoding methionine ABC transporter permease, which produces MIDQATTLLAAGTDWAQLRPRMIGAFGETLWMVSLTMLVGGLAGLIMGVALFTTRRSGILPSGPVNTVLNLLVNLVRPIPFIILVTAMGPITKNAVGSTIGTEAAIFVMSVAASFAVARLVEQNLVSVDPGIIEAARAMGASPWRIIRDVIVPEALGPLILGYTFAFIAVVDMSAMAGYIGGGGLGDFAIVYGYRAFDWNVTLVTTLVIVLIVQAAQILGNLLARRVMRR
- a CDS encoding methionine ABC transporter ATP-binding protein produces the protein MSDPRGGATVRLEGVGKVFDGAVALADVDLEVAAGEILGVIGYSGAGKSTLVRLINGLERPSSGRVLLDGVDIAGMRERELRAIRREIGMIFQQFNLFSSRTVAGNVAYPLELAGMGRAARRERVAELLDFVGLGDRGDAWPEQLSGGQKQRVGIARALATDPRLLLADEATSALDPETTAGVLDLLRRVNRDLGVTIVLITHEMSVVRAIADRVAVMDGGRVVESGPVHDIFAAPVTGTARRFTATALRDRPEGRELDSAREHAGDGALVTVRIDDSTPLSRLIADADARGLTVSVAHGSVTNVQAHAFGRLTLLLTAPGGAAPDPGAVDALVGDWSARTETEVTR
- a CDS encoding MetQ/NlpA family ABC transporter substrate-binding protein, translated to MNLRRIGAVGAALAITAAGLVGCGADGREALGEGDPIRIGTTDREKEAWSVFEAKAADAGIELDIVEFAEYPPVNTALSEGQLDVNLFQHIKYLAEYNVGADDDLVPIGATEIVPLALFWKGGDDVADIPEGTEVAIPNDSTNRGRAINMLASAGLLALDGEHANPTPLDIDEDASRVRVTPVDAAQTTLAYGEGKPAVINNTFLERAGIDPNSAIHQDDPSDPAAEPYINVFVTTPENAGNEDLATLVRLWHDPEVLAAVDRDSRGTSVPVDRPAEELQAILERAEDDARAADDE
- a CDS encoding error-prone DNA polymerase — its product is MSDDTPRALPWSRIERILSGAPAGRIEPGWGVNGMRAPAPAPAPAPAPPPAGAGRGLPVELHCRSSRSFLIGASEPELLVAEAVRLGLTTLGIADRDGLYGVPRFAEAAAEAGLATVIGAELGLPHAPLTVLARGPEGYRRLSRALTAAHLADRDKDVVAYPPPAELAAAAGGHWQVLADAAWLPRLGELVDAFGAEHVACEHRLTLTPEAADADAALAAAADRLGLRRVLCSAATAAGPGQARVAGAKAALRARESLDEHIARLPPAGGSWLRSPAELAAAAARLPGVAAATAEVAAECAFTLDLIAPRLPAWADPDGRDEAEVLRELTLAGAARRYRGDPAALAQIDRELAVIADLGFPGYFLIVHDIVAFCRREGILAQGRGSAANSAVCFALGITNVDPVAAGLLFERFLSPERDGPPDIDLDIESGRREEVIQYVYRRYGRDNAAQVANVITYRRRGALRDAARALGHPPGLVDAWVHGRAEPPAAVAELAEGLRGSPRHLGIHSGGMVICDRPVSDVVPVEWARMRDRSVVQWDKDDCAAAGLVKFDLLGLGMLEALHHCIDLVAEHHGRRVDLHAIDVAEPAVYDMLCRADAIGVFQVESRAQLATLPRLRPRRFFDLVVQVALIRPGPIQGGSVHPYLRRRNGEEPVAYEHPVLERALGKTLGIPLFQEQLMQIAVDAAGFTGAEADALRRAMGAKRSAAAMAALRDRFHEGLASANGITSAAADRLWEKIVAFAAYGFPESHAQSFASLVYFSAWFKLHYPAEFCVALLRAQPMGFYSPQTLVADARRHGVGCDGVSVNDSGVAPDCPGGRIRLGLGSVRGLGEAAAWRVVAAREDGGAFRDVADLARRADLGVAAVEALARAGALDCLGLDRRRALWAAGVAATEHAGMLPGLTAADAPALPGMSGFELAAADLAGTGVTPGEHPLAALRAELAAAGVTPAAGLPDLADGARVLVAGAVTHRQRPGTAGGVVFLCLEDETGLVNVLCSPGLWRRFRAVGTVERALAVRGRARNASGAVTVVADRLTPLRELTDSPVIAGRSRDFR
- a CDS encoding CPBP family intramembrane glutamic endopeptidase, yielding MFAPPEQPTFARPVRGGDVAAGLVAFLAAGAAMVGLGLLLVHAGAGAWLVPAGGALQVLLVWLALRLRGFTAADLGFTAPRRPWRLLWQVPLAWVAMMLVAAPLAQALLGPRPPGPAEADAEAVRTAVGEPAALVSLVLLMTLVIPALEEIVFRRLLYGWLERRWGVGVAVAASAAVFGAAHVLPEAVLIIGALGVATAVLARVQRSLWAPLALHMFNNTIVVAAILALG